In Drosophila simulans strain w501 chromosome 3R, Prin_Dsim_3.1, whole genome shotgun sequence, a single window of DNA contains:
- the LOC27208486 gene encoding uncharacterized protein LOC27208486, producing the protein MNHRRTPCPPLNTTATTMKKCVIACSSIGSPSTSCCSHWPRLFSSSAW; encoded by the coding sequence ATGAATCATAGGAGGACGCCCTGCCCCCCACTAAACACCACCGCAACCACAATGAAGAAATGTGTAATTGCCTGTTCGTCTATCGGTTCTCCGTCAACGTCGTGCTGTTCTCATTGGCCACGATTATTCTCGTCCTCCGCATGGTGA
- the LOC6728418 gene encoding eukaryotic translation initiation factor 3 subunit D-2 — translation MSNYAPFIKPYVEYNEHGWGPCEVPELDVPYQPFCKSDRLGKICDWTAMVPEKKFPSKYASTFGNNSQYAYFYEDDDSTFHLVDTTGSKATKPYQRGRYRTNMRNNVRTRGRTGRGTPNIASLGGSTAGGATASSTKYGKGRHTRNTQNVGRRFGRNAPTRIRESSVMVQSNWVSIEEIDFPRLLKLALPNIKEGKDIATCGSLEFYDKLYDRVNLRNEKPLQKMARVVHTVTTTDDPVIRRLSKTMGNVFATDEILSTIMCCTRSNYSWDVVVEKLGTKVFLDKRYNDQFDLLTVNETSVEPPMEEEGSINSAHSLAMEATLINHNFSQQVLRIGDQEQRFMFEEPNPFEEPGVDLASIGYRYRQWDLGNDVVLIARCKHNAVIQGPNGDMQFLSIKALNEWDSKVTNSVEWRQKLDTQRGAVLASELRNNACKLARWTVEAVLAGSDQLKLGYVSRMNPRDHLRHVILGTQQFKPQEFATQINLNMDNSWGVLRCLIDLVMKQPDGKYLIMKDPNKPMIRLYDVPENAFDSDRDEEEESSEPLSNSNDN, via the exons ATGTCCAACTACGCACCCTTCATCAAGCCATATGTGGAATACAACGAGCACGGCTGGGGTCCTTGCGAGGTTCCCGAATTGGATGTGCCCTACCAGCCGTTCTGCAAAAGTGATCGCCTGGGCAAGATCTGCGACTGGACTGCAATGGTGCCCGAGAAGAAGTTCCCCAGTAAATACGCCTCGACCTTTGGCAACAACAGTCAGTACGCATACTTTTACGAGGACGATGACTCCACCTTCCATTTGGTCGACACCACTGGGTCGAAGGCCACCAAGCCGTATCAGCGCGGACGCTATAGAACCAACATGCGCAACAATGTAAGGACCAGGGGTCGCACTGGGCGTGGCACTCCGAATATAGCAAGTCTCGGAGGATCCACGGCTGGAGGTGCCACTGCCAGTAGCACCAAGTACGGAAAGGGTCGCCATACACGCAACACGCAGAATGTTGGTCGCAGATTCGGTCGCAATGCTCCCACCAGAATTCGCGAGAGCTCTGTGATGGTTCAATCGAATTGGGTTTCGATCGAGGAGATTGATTTTCCACGCCTCCTTAAGCTGGCACTTCCAAATATAAAAGAGGGTAAGGACATTGCCACCTGCGGATCGTTGGAATTTTATGATAAGTTATACGATCGAGTTAACTTACGCAACGAAAAACCATTGCAAAAGATGGCTCGTGTTGTGCACACCGTGACGACCACGGATGACCCGGTTATTCGTCGACTCTCGAAGACCATGGGCAATGTCTTTGCCACCGACGAGATCCTGTCCACCATAATGTGCTGCACTCGTTCCAATTACTCCTGGGATGTGGTAGTCGAGAAATTGGGCACTAAGGTGTTCTTAGATAAGAGATATAATGatcaatttgatttgctgACCGTCAACGAGACTTCAGTAGAACCTCCGATGGAAGAGGAGGGTTCCATCAATTCGGCACATAGCTTGGCAATGGAGGCCACTCTCATTAATCACAATTTTAGCCAACAG gTACTTCGCATTGGCGACCAAGAGCAACGTTTCATGTTTGAGGAGCCCAATCCGTTCGAGGAGCCGGGAGTGGATCTTGCCTCCATTGGCTATCGCTACCGTCAGTGGGATCTGGGCAACGATGTGGTGCTGATTGCTCGCTGCAAGCACAATGCGGTTATCCAAGGACCCAATGGGGACATGCAGTTCCTCTCGATCAAGGCGCTGAATGAATGGGACTCCAAGGTGACCAATAGTGTGGAGTGGCGCCAGAAGTTGGACACCCAGCGCGGTGCAGTCTTGGCCTCCGAGTTGCGAAACAATGCTTGTAAGCTAGCTCGTTGGACTGTTGAGGCTGTATTGGCTGGCTCTGATCAGCTGAAGCTGGGCTATGTGTCCAGGATGAATCCGCGGGATCATCTGCGCCACGTGATCCTGGGCACACAGCAATTCAAGCCGCAGGAATTCGCCACCCAAATCAACCTGAACATGGACAATTCGTGGGGAGTATTGCGTTGCCTGATCGACCTTGTGATGAAGCAACCGGATGGAAAGTATCTGATCATGAAGGATCCCAACAAGCCGATGATCCGTCTGTACGATGTTCCAGAGAATGCTTTCGACTCGGACcgcgatgaggaggaggagtccaGCGAGCCCTTGAGCAACTCCAACGATAACTAA